From the genome of Leptotrichia sp. HSP-342:
GAAAAATATTTTGGAGGATAACGACCTTTAATAAAAATGCTTACGAAATGTTAATAGAATACTTTTTAGAGAATGATGTAAAAAATATTTATTTGGAAAAAAAGGAAATTGAAGTATTTATAAAATCAGTTTCTATGAAAAAGACATCTTTTGATGAACTGTTTTTTAATGATGAGAAGAAAAATAAAATATATTTTTTAACTCCGACAACTCATAAATCAAATGGAGTATTACAAATATTTCCGAATATTTCAACATTACTTCTAGGAGTAATAAATAAAATAAATCAACATTCGGATACAATTAAGTTGGAAGATGAAAATGTGATAAATGAACTTTTGAAAAAAGTGTATATTGACGAATATAATTTTCGAACTAGATATTTCTTTTTGGAAAATGTAAGGATTAAAGGGTTTATTGGAAATATAAAAATTAGAATAAAAAGTAAAGATGCAATTCTTTGGCAACTTCTGAATTTTTTATTGCAAGTGTCTGAATATACAGGACTTGGAGTAAAAACAGCATTGGGAATGGGAGGAATAAAAAATGGATAATAAGAATATTGATGAAAATAAAGAAAGAGTACTTTTAACATTTGCAGGAAATTAGAGGTAATTATGATGGGCCTATACTTCATATTTGACATTATTATAGGCCTGAAAAAATATATTTAGTTTTAACTTCTAAAATGCAAAAAAGAAATGAGAATAAAATTTATGAAAAAGCGATAAAGGAAAGTTTGAAAGATTATAACCCAATATTTGAATATATTAAGACTGATATTGGTAATGCACATTTGTTTGATATATATTTTAATAAAATAAATGAAACATTTAATAGAATAAAATTAGAACATCCAAATGCGGAAGTTTTGGTAAATGTAACATCGGGAACTGCCCAAATGATTAGCAATTTAGTGATGTACACAGTTGATGCTATAAATATAAATATTATTCCGATACAAGTGGCTACTCCTGAAGGAAAAGGAAATACATCAAAAGTCGTAAATGATAGTTATAAAGTGAACAATGAGAAAGAAAATAATTTTGATAATATAGAGGAATTTAGAACAAATAGAATATTATTTCCTGATTTAAGACAATATTCAAGACTTTTAGCAAAAAATTAGATAAAATAATTATTAAAAAAATATGAATATCCGACATGTCTAGAGTTATTAAAAAGGGATATTTTTCAAGAAAATAGTAAATTAAACGGACTTCTTAATTTTGCAAATGATAGACGACACTTAAAAGGTTTGAAATCAAATGGGAAATTAAAAAGTTTGAATGATAAAAAATTTGATAAATTCTATTATTACAGTAGAAATGAAACAAATGAAAATAAAGTAAAAGAATGGTACAAAATTGTAGATTATTTTGCACTTGGTAATATTAAGCAAAAATCTGGTGATATAGCAGGGTATACGATAATGTTAGAACCTTTGATTGTAAATATTTATTTGTCAATTTTAAGAGATGTTTTTGGGAAAAATTATCGGATTTATTTTCAGAAAAAAGAAAATAGGAAGAATTCAGTTATAAAACAGACATTTTAAAAATAAAAAAATACGATGGATTAAAAGAAAAAATTGAATATGAATTAGGAATTGTGGACTTGAAAAATTCAACGTTTGTATCAGATAATGTGTTAATTGCTACAATTAAATATTTTATTGAAAAAAATGAGTTTGGAATACTGGAAAAAATGGACTTAGCGTATTTTTCTGATTTCAGTAAAACTTTGCATAAAATAAAAGAAGTCAGAAATATGATTGCTCATTCATTAAAAACTATTAATAGAGATGATTTTAACAGTGAAGCAAAAGTTGGGATAGATACTGTGAATAGAAAAATAACTGATTTTTTCAAAAAATATTACACAGGTTTTGGATATAAAGAGAATATAATATGTGTTTATGATGAAATAAATAAAATAGCAAATGAAATTTTGGAAACAGAAAAATAAATTATATTAAAAAAAAGTAGAATATTTATAAAAATTTAAATTACAAATTTTCTATTTGGCT
Proteins encoded in this window:
- a CDS encoding CARF domain-containing protein encodes the protein MQKRNENKIYEKAIKESLKDYNPIFEYIKTDIGNAHLFDIYFNKINETFNRIKLEHPNAEVLVNVTSGTAQMISNLVMYTVDAININIIPIQVATPEGKGNTSKVVNDSYKVNNEKENNFDNIEEFRTNRILFPDLRQYSRLLAKN
- the cas6 gene encoding CRISPR system precrRNA processing endoribonuclease RAMP protein Cas6, whose translation is MLAKIEMEIEGNGLDVNMSSLFHGYLMSSIDSAYADYLHYNETHPYTSCIYKDMESGKIFWRITTFNKNAYEMLIEYFLENDVKNIYLEKKEIEVFIKSVSMKKTSFDELFFNDEKKNKIYFLTPTTHKSNGVLQIFPNISTLLLGVINKINQHSDTIKLEDENVINELLKKVYIDEYNFRTRYFFLENVRIKGFIGNIKIRIKSKDAILWQLLNFLLQVSEYTGLGVKTALGMGGIKNG